The following are encoded in a window of Deferrivibrio essentukiensis genomic DNA:
- a CDS encoding sulfite exporter TauE/SafE family protein: MLSVITLLTAGLFVGFLGGILGIGGGSIMVPILVLWFKYPIHVAIATSLITIVATSINITGYNIASGLANIRFGLFLEITTALFAILGGVLSVSVNEKPIIIAFSIILAFISFLYFIRRNINDDVVTDNTAKSFFAASYYDALNKFNISYKPINVIPTALISAFAGLISGMLGIGGGVVKVPAMNILAKLPIKAATATSNFMIGITAAAGSIVYFNSGFIDPSVTSLMIIGVTFGSKIASKKFNKIADKRIKTLFMIFMIFVAIQMFIKGIK, encoded by the coding sequence ATGTTATCAGTCATAACCTTGCTTACTGCCGGTCTTTTTGTTGGATTTTTAGGTGGGATATTAGGGATAGGCGGTGGCTCGATTATGGTGCCTATTCTCGTCTTATGGTTTAAATATCCCATTCATGTTGCAATAGCAACATCTTTAATCACAATAGTAGCAACAAGTATAAATATTACTGGGTATAATATTGCCTCAGGGCTTGCAAATATCAGATTTGGACTTTTTCTTGAAATCACAACAGCCCTGTTTGCGATTTTAGGTGGGGTGTTGAGTGTATCAGTAAATGAAAAGCCAATCATAATAGCATTTTCAATTATTCTTGCTTTCATATCGTTTCTTTATTTTATCCGTAGAAATATAAATGACGATGTAGTTACAGATAATACAGCTAAAAGTTTCTTTGCCGCATCATACTATGATGCTTTAAATAAATTTAACATTTCATATAAACCTATAAATGTTATTCCTACTGCCTTAATCTCTGCTTTTGCAGGGCTTATATCAGGCATGCTTGGAATAGGTGGTGGGGTTGTCAAAGTACCTGCAATGAATATATTGGCAAAGTTGCCAATAAAAGCTGCAACGGCAACAAGTAATTTTATGATTGGAATAACAGCAGCAGCAGGCTCAATTGTATATTTCAATTCAGGGTTTATCGACCCTTCGGTTACTTCACTAATGATTATTGGTGTTACTTTCGGCTCTAAAATAGCTTCTAAAAAATTCAACAAGATTGCAGATAAACGGATTAAAACACTTTTTATGATTTTTATGATTTTTGTAGCAATTCAAATGTTTATAAAAGGTATTAAGTAA
- a CDS encoding HlyD family secretion protein: protein MKKQVKIALVLLFIGLIAAIVIGYKWLENRKLYASTDAFFVKSDKIANVSFKRISGKIVKMNFKEGDSVKAGDIMAEIDSTDYQTQLEKINHNINSLLAEKDALTVNKDKTEKSLKIEKNIKNDTLKSVEKEIESFKQNINEVDIQLSQLEKDYNRYKNLKEEKAISEKSFEDIQTNLKRLKAKKASLSEKLKSLYYSKQIAEKDLALVDVKLKIIFELEKKLQSLDEQISALKKDREDIVKMIEYCKLKAPFDGVIGQKYAEEGSVVKAGSYIYSLVDTTNLYGYVLMEEEKINGVNPGDVAEIKIDAYPDEKFEGEVVEVFPASAATYALVPRDISAGEFTKVSQRIPIRIKFTSGNLQLLRVGLGGEIKIKR from the coding sequence ATGAAGAAACAGGTAAAAATTGCTCTTGTACTGCTTTTTATTGGGCTTATTGCAGCCATTGTAATCGGTTATAAGTGGCTTGAAAACAGAAAACTCTATGCCAGCACTGATGCTTTTTTTGTCAAAAGTGACAAAATAGCAAATGTATCATTTAAGAGGATTTCAGGAAAAATAGTTAAAATGAACTTTAAGGAAGGGGATAGTGTAAAAGCCGGTGACATCATGGCCGAAATTGATAGCACCGATTACCAAACCCAACTTGAAAAAATTAATCATAATATAAATTCACTTTTAGCTGAAAAAGATGCCTTGACTGTTAACAAGGATAAGACAGAAAAATCACTTAAAATAGAGAAAAACATTAAGAATGATACGCTGAAATCTGTTGAGAAAGAGATTGAATCTTTTAAACAGAATATTAATGAGGTTGATATACAACTCAGTCAGCTTGAAAAAGATTATAACAGGTATAAAAACTTAAAAGAGGAGAAAGCAATATCTGAAAAAAGCTTTGAAGATATTCAAACAAATCTCAAAAGACTTAAGGCTAAAAAAGCTTCCCTATCAGAGAAACTTAAATCACTTTATTACTCAAAACAAATTGCTGAAAAAGACCTTGCTCTTGTAGATGTTAAGCTCAAAATAATTTTTGAATTGGAGAAAAAGCTACAATCTCTGGACGAGCAGATAAGCGCCCTGAAAAAGGACAGAGAAGACATAGTCAAAATGATAGAATACTGCAAATTAAAAGCTCCTTTTGATGGAGTCATAGGGCAAAAATACGCTGAAGAAGGGAGCGTAGTAAAGGCCGGCAGTTATATTTATTCATTAGTTGATACGACTAATCTTTACGGATATGTATTGATGGAAGAGGAAAAAATTAATGGAGTAAACCCTGGCGATGTAGCTGAAATAAAAATTGATGCTTACCCTGATGAAAAGTTTGAAGGTGAAGTAGTGGAGGTATTCCCTGCATCTGCTGCCACTTATGCCCTGGTGCCAAGAGATATTTCTGCGGGTGAATTTACTAAAGTATCACAGAGGATTCCTATAAGAATTAAATTTACATCAGGGAATTTGCAACTATTAAGAGTTGGACTTGGTGGAGAAATAAAAATAAAAAGGTAA
- a CDS encoding GGDEF domain-containing protein, giving the protein MNNTIWNKFLDNLNNNICLIVGVYLFGVNLLYDFDQISNTFLYINVVYLILLFVLRYRAYNTEKGDLLHILLFYLLILGATILLNEFAYLILLLQLLGIFLFLRISNNFFIIILSLAILVADFYYFKDIVGSKFLKAYIINYILIFYIAYYLRDVFNKLCLKVEELSITDGLTGLLNQKGFLKKLEDEYYRSLRYKKSFCLIMLDSDDLKKINDSYGHKYGNMVIKLIADIVKESCRRTDFAGRYGGDEYMICLVETDVHSAYEFSERLRKMIEVKSLFTDKGKDFKITVSIGIAGFPESGDKLYEIVENADRALYMAKNDGKNRVKYVVKN; this is encoded by the coding sequence ATGAACAATACAATATGGAATAAATTCCTTGATAATTTGAACAACAACATATGTCTGATTGTTGGAGTTTATCTGTTTGGAGTTAATCTGCTTTACGATTTTGATCAGATATCTAATACGTTTCTTTACATAAATGTGGTATACCTTATTTTGCTTTTTGTACTAAGGTATAGGGCATATAATACCGAAAAGGGTGATTTACTTCATATTTTGCTTTTTTACTTGTTGATTCTGGGTGCTACTATTTTGTTAAATGAGTTTGCATACCTTATCCTGTTGCTACAGCTATTGGGGATATTCTTATTTTTAAGAATATCTAATAATTTTTTTATAATTATACTAAGTCTTGCTATTTTAGTGGCAGATTTCTACTACTTTAAAGATATCGTTGGTTCAAAGTTTCTTAAGGCCTACATAATTAATTATATTTTAATTTTTTATATTGCATACTATTTACGAGATGTTTTTAACAAGTTGTGCCTGAAGGTTGAAGAGCTATCGATTACAGATGGTTTGACGGGACTTTTAAACCAAAAAGGTTTTTTGAAAAAGCTTGAAGATGAATATTACAGGTCTTTGCGATATAAAAAATCTTTTTGCTTGATAATGTTAGATTCTGATGATCTTAAAAAAATAAATGACAGTTATGGTCATAAGTATGGTAATATGGTTATAAAACTTATTGCCGACATCGTTAAAGAGAGTTGCAGAAGGACTGATTTTGCCGGTAGGTATGGTGGAGATGAATATATGATTTGTCTTGTTGAAACTGATGTTCATTCCGCTTATGAATTTTCCGAAAGGTTAAGAAAAATGATAGAAGTTAAGTCACTTTTTACGGATAAAGGTAAAGATTTTAAAATAACAGTAAGTATAGGTATTGCAGGCTTTCCTGAAAGTGGAGATAAACTATATGAGATAGTTGAGAATGCAGATAGAGCTCTTTATATGGCAAAAAATGATGGAAAAAACAGGGTAAAATATGTGGTTAAAAATTAG
- a CDS encoding DHA2 family efflux MFS transporter permease subunit: MVIDNEKPIYEQISLIGRLLITFVVMAGTFMAILDTTIVDVVVPKMMAPLKTDLYGVQWVITSYMASAATALLLVESLDKVLGLSKLFIIGITIFTISSYLCGVSSDLTQMIVFRCMQGTGEAFVVASAQAILFSLYPPHMKGLAMGIYGMGVSFAPALGPTLGGWLTEHLGWRSVFFVNIPIGLMVVVLGLLLLPKYSKSTEKFKFNFISYFFLASFTISLLIMLSKGQQKGWFQSNFIFVLFFLSAISLIIYIIFELISKYKLIDFSIFKIPQYRYATLIYFFTLGLSIYQLFYLIPLYYENLRHFTTLQTGLHMLGFAIFIGLTSPIAGILSDKIGEHYVLLFNTVLYILTSVFLMPQLNYYTPSVQTILLTVPLGFSLGSFFAPITTLAMRHLKDKTSLGVGLLHYLRFMGGSFGTAIATNTLQSKYNLHFEEIGNMQNQSHVYYYFTTLKEQLSGLLSPDVIDLKMGVLLGKAMSVQALSNAFQDVFSHAGYFGIFGLSFLTFVFIHEIKAKKA, translated from the coding sequence ATGGTTATTGATAATGAAAAACCGATATACGAGCAGATTAGTTTAATCGGACGCCTTTTAATCACCTTTGTGGTGATGGCTGGTACATTTATGGCAATATTAGATACAACAATAGTAGATGTTGTAGTACCAAAAATGATGGCTCCGCTAAAAACAGATTTATACGGTGTGCAGTGGGTTATTACATCTTATATGGCTTCAGCTGCCACAGCATTATTGTTGGTAGAATCTCTTGATAAAGTCTTAGGGCTCAGCAAGCTTTTTATTATAGGGATAACAATTTTCACAATATCAAGTTACTTATGCGGTGTTTCTTCTGACTTGACGCAGATGATAGTTTTTAGATGTATGCAAGGCACAGGAGAAGCTTTTGTAGTAGCTTCAGCTCAGGCAATTCTGTTTTCTCTTTACCCCCCTCATATGAAAGGGCTTGCTATGGGTATCTACGGAATGGGAGTAAGTTTTGCTCCGGCACTTGGCCCGACACTCGGCGGGTGGCTTACCGAACACCTCGGATGGAGGAGTGTTTTTTTTGTTAATATCCCTATTGGTCTTATGGTAGTGGTTTTGGGGCTTCTTCTTCTACCAAAATATTCAAAATCTACTGAGAAATTTAAATTTAATTTTATAAGCTATTTTTTTCTTGCGTCATTTACAATATCACTACTAATTATGCTATCAAAAGGGCAGCAAAAAGGGTGGTTTCAGTCTAATTTTATCTTTGTACTATTTTTCTTAAGTGCTATATCTCTTATAATTTATATAATTTTCGAACTTATTTCAAAATATAAACTAATCGACTTTTCTATCTTTAAAATTCCTCAATATAGGTATGCCACACTAATATATTTCTTTACACTTGGGCTTTCAATCTATCAGCTTTTTTATCTAATACCACTTTATTATGAAAACCTTAGGCATTTTACTACCCTACAAACAGGCCTTCATATGTTGGGATTTGCCATATTTATAGGGCTTACTTCTCCTATAGCAGGGATACTTTCAGACAAAATTGGCGAGCATTATGTTTTACTCTTTAATACTGTGCTTTACATTTTAACAAGTGTATTTCTTATGCCACAGTTAAATTACTATACGCCATCAGTCCAAACTATCTTGCTGACAGTCCCTCTCGGATTTTCTTTGGGCAGTTTTTTTGCTCCAATTACTACACTTGCCATGAGACACTTAAAAGATAAAACAAGTCTTGGCGTTGGACTTTTGCATTATTTACGATTTATGGGTGGGTCATTTGGCACGGCAATCGCGACTAACACGTTGCAATCTAAATATAACTTACACTTTGAAGAAATTGGAAATATGCAAAATCAGTCACATGTGTACTATTATTTCACTACACTTAAAGAGCAACTCTCTGGCCTTTTAAGTCCCGATGTTATAGATCTGAAAATGGGTGTTTTGCTTGGAAAAGCTATGTCAGTTCAGGCTTTAAGTAATGCTTTTCAAGATGTATTCAGCCATGCGGGATATTTTGGAATTTTTGGACTTTCCTTTTTGACTTTTGTGTTTATTCATGAGATAAAAGCAAAAAAGGCTTAA
- a CDS encoding TolC family protein, which yields MKKILLMLLVSSNIFALNIDEAVQNALQNNHILKFYESSVKSSKYDTESSKSLQMPSFFLDSSYTLLDKEKKLNVEIAPGITSSMTQVKDKYFDATVGIKYNIYTGGAVSSNININRYKEESVKQNYLEFKNELIFQVKKQYAEILKLLAQKEIAQRHLDALNNHYSDVKNFYKQGIVAELDLLQTDVKLKEAKQSLTKIDNYIKVAKSALSLLINSNIESSDFPLTELNQNTIEKTIKIDTLYEEAVKNRPIIKQTYNKTD from the coding sequence ATGAAAAAGATACTTTTGATGCTTTTGGTCTCGTCCAATATCTTTGCATTAAATATTGACGAAGCTGTACAAAATGCTCTGCAAAATAACCATATTTTAAAGTTTTACGAATCTTCAGTCAAAAGCAGCAAATACGATACAGAATCTTCCAAATCGTTACAAATGCCCTCTTTTTTCTTAGATTCTTCATACACATTACTTGATAAAGAGAAAAAGCTTAATGTGGAAATCGCTCCGGGAATAACGAGCAGTATGACTCAAGTAAAAGATAAATACTTTGATGCAACTGTAGGTATAAAGTACAATATTTATACAGGGGGAGCTGTTAGCTCAAACATCAACATTAATCGTTACAAAGAGGAAAGTGTCAAACAAAACTATTTAGAGTTTAAAAATGAGCTTATTTTTCAAGTAAAAAAGCAATATGCAGAGATACTTAAGCTTTTGGCACAAAAAGAAATAGCGCAAAGACATCTTGATGCCTTAAACAACCATTATTCAGATGTAAAAAATTTTTATAAACAAGGTATAGTAGCCGAATTGGACTTGCTGCAAACTGACGTAAAATTAAAAGAAGCTAAACAGTCTCTTACCAAAATTGATAATTACATCAAAGTTGCTAAATCCGCCCTAAGTCTTTTAATAAACAGTAATATTGAAAGCTCTGATTTTCCTTTGACAGAATTAAATCAAAACACTATCGAAAAAACAATAAAGATAGATACTCTTTACGAGGAGGCAGTAAAAAACAGACCTATAATAAAACAGACCTATAATAAAACAGATTGA
- the amrA gene encoding AmmeMemoRadiSam system protein A, which translates to MNVDFRLTKKDKIFLLKVARESIQSKLNDICFNVQNIPDSLKFNSGCFVTLHLDGMLRGCIGNFREDVNIVENVAEMAVNAAFNDPRFPAVADIDELRQCEIEISVLSPMIPCSPEDIVVGRDGIYIRKGYYSGVLLPQVATEHNFDRETFLTHTCYKAGLSGDCWKQPDVKIYRFEAVVFSEDILH; encoded by the coding sequence ATGAATGTGGATTTTAGACTTACTAAAAAAGACAAAATATTTTTGCTTAAAGTGGCAAGGGAAAGTATACAGAGCAAACTTAATGATATCTGTTTTAATGTGCAAAATATACCTGATAGCTTGAAGTTTAATTCGGGGTGCTTTGTTACCTTACATTTAGATGGTATGCTCAGAGGGTGTATAGGTAATTTTAGAGAGGATGTGAATATTGTTGAAAATGTTGCCGAGATGGCAGTAAATGCGGCTTTCAATGATCCGAGGTTTCCTGCTGTTGCAGATATCGATGAGTTGAGACAGTGTGAAATAGAAATTTCTGTGTTATCTCCAATGATCCCCTGCAGTCCGGAGGATATAGTTGTAGGAAGGGATGGGATATATATTCGAAAAGGATATTATTCAGGTGTTTTGTTGCCGCAAGTGGCGACTGAGCATAATTTTGACAGGGAAACTTTTTTGACTCACACATGTTATAAGGCCGGGTTGAGTGGTGATTGTTGGAAACAACCTGATGTCAAAATATACAGATTTGAGGCTGTTGTTTTTTCTGAAGATATTTTACATTAG
- a CDS encoding 4Fe-4S binding protein, giving the protein MDLIYKTTEEIFESFVVNAKFDIVAKEHNFDIQIDSNISYLTGAQIPNVLNISAIFGKKCIAFISELSEFKIKNLLSGVFIIVTTSIPKKITIPTLFCKNADQLGFTLEAAYELSLETRLPVNVVLGSKAINSLAKDYTFNISSQQSRQNISKSNIRDIDTTVIVEKLSLAEAILNAKLPNTLNSDFLSLNFEGEFLNYIIPHTNPNPVRTTFKVYKKEVEYLKPVLELLNIKFDIVELSNYECNISTRTALCPGCPFVSIFTALKLNDFYIFSNIKCKSIYESFDINYMTMDEFYGLLLAEVKQNFLFITNYSDFNQKYLKNVDIKGKVILLKDTEIDREFFKLTKYPFKLTKPNFIFPYSCENIISYKIPKIKTEKCSCLRDGKVADCMAKTFCPAIKATDNAIKIDPQFCTGCRACVAYCPKGAIK; this is encoded by the coding sequence ATGGATTTGATATACAAGACAACGGAAGAAATTTTTGAAAGCTTTGTAGTTAACGCAAAATTTGATATTGTTGCCAAAGAGCATAACTTCGATATACAAATCGATAGCAACATATCTTATCTCACAGGCGCACAGATACCTAATGTACTTAACATTTCGGCAATTTTTGGCAAAAAATGTATAGCGTTCATATCCGAACTTTCTGAGTTTAAAATAAAAAATTTATTAAGCGGTGTTTTTATAATAGTTACCACCTCAATTCCAAAAAAGATTACAATCCCAACACTATTTTGCAAAAACGCAGATCAACTTGGATTTACCCTTGAAGCCGCTTATGAACTTTCCCTTGAAACAAGGCTCCCCGTCAATGTAGTGCTTGGCAGCAAAGCCATTAATAGTCTTGCCAAAGATTATACATTCAACATAAGCAGTCAGCAAAGCAGACAAAATATTTCAAAATCTAACATTAGAGATATTGACACTACCGTAATTGTGGAAAAACTTTCTCTTGCCGAAGCAATTCTTAACGCTAAATTGCCAAATACATTAAATTCTGATTTCTTATCCCTTAATTTTGAAGGTGAGTTTTTAAATTATATAATACCTCATACCAACCCAAACCCTGTAAGAACCACTTTTAAAGTATATAAAAAAGAGGTAGAGTATTTAAAACCTGTGTTAGAGTTGTTGAATATTAAATTTGATATAGTAGAACTTAGTAACTATGAATGTAATATCAGCACAAGAACTGCACTTTGCCCCGGCTGCCCTTTTGTAAGTATCTTTACAGCTTTGAAACTAAACGATTTTTACATATTCTCCAATATAAAATGCAAAAGTATTTATGAATCTTTTGATATCAACTATATGACTATGGATGAATTTTACGGACTACTGCTCGCCGAGGTTAAACAAAACTTTCTTTTTATCACTAACTATTCCGACTTTAATCAAAAATACCTTAAAAATGTCGATATCAAAGGGAAAGTTATACTCTTAAAAGATACGGAAATTGACAGAGAATTTTTTAAACTAACCAAATATCCATTTAAACTTACTAAACCAAACTTTATATTCCCATATTCCTGCGAAAACATTATCTCTTACAAAATCCCAAAAATAAAGACTGAAAAATGTAGCTGTTTAAGAGATGGAAAAGTGGCTGACTGCATGGCAAAAACGTTCTGCCCTGCTATCAAAGCTACCGATAATGCAATCAAGATAGACCCTCAGTTTTGTACCGGCTGTAGAGCTTGTGTAGCTTATTGCCCAAAAGGAGCCATAAAGTGA
- a CDS encoding TolC family protein: MNALNESKKTIKSGYLPKIYAAGGYTYNNQNDEISPKGGFFGKLGIQMNIDWDYPTKKLKSVSEKLIALNQQRLNTILKVKLEVKEAYETYQTALLNLEVAKSAVDEAKEYNRIIKLKYDNGLASNSDVLDGQALLTTALSNEKNAYYDLFIAYFQIEKTIGKNLR, translated from the coding sequence ATTAATGCCCTCAATGAATCTAAAAAAACTATAAAATCAGGCTATTTACCAAAAATTTATGCTGCAGGCGGATATACTTATAACAACCAAAATGATGAAATTTCCCCAAAAGGTGGATTTTTTGGAAAACTCGGTATTCAAATGAATATTGACTGGGATTACCCAACGAAGAAGCTTAAATCTGTCAGCGAAAAACTAATTGCACTAAATCAACAGAGATTAAATACAATTTTGAAAGTAAAACTTGAAGTTAAAGAAGCTTACGAAACATATCAAACTGCTCTTTTAAACCTTGAAGTAGCCAAAAGTGCTGTGGATGAAGCTAAAGAATATAACAGAATAATCAAGCTCAAATATGACAATGGCCTAGCTTCCAACTCTGATGTATTAGATGGACAAGCACTACTCACGACAGCACTAAGTAACGAAAAGAATGCTTACTACGATCTATTTATAGCATACTTCCAGATAGAAAAAACAATTGGAAAAAACTTGAGGTGA
- the thiE gene encoding thiamine phosphate synthase, whose product MCGKDRQEIRKYLRLYLILETSMLKLPLKNFLEEVIDGGITAIQIRDKNKSINERYYNAKTLLSAVKGHDILTVINDRLDLALALGVKNVHLGGKDIPLDVARERFPEICYGYSCNNLEDLKIAEESRADYIGVGPAFYTNTKDDLRTVIGPEGILNLVEMTDMPAVAIGGINLNNVEVFSKTKVAGVAVSSAICASGEPKRVVREFLDILNG is encoded by the coding sequence ATGTGCGGTAAAGATAGACAAGAAATAAGGAAGTATTTGCGACTGTACCTTATTTTGGAAACATCAATGTTGAAGCTTCCTTTAAAAAATTTTTTAGAGGAAGTTATTGATGGCGGTATTACCGCAATTCAAATAAGGGATAAAAATAAAAGTATAAATGAAAGATACTATAATGCTAAAACTTTATTAAGTGCAGTCAAAGGGCATGATATTCTGACAGTTATAAATGATAGGTTAGATCTTGCTCTGGCTTTAGGGGTAAAAAATGTACATTTGGGTGGCAAGGATATCCCTTTAGATGTTGCGAGAGAAAGATTTCCTGAAATATGCTATGGCTATTCGTGCAACAATTTAGAAGATTTAAAAATTGCTGAAGAGTCACGTGCAGATTATATAGGCGTAGGACCGGCATTTTATACAAATACTAAAGATGACTTGCGGACGGTTATAGGCCCCGAAGGTATTTTAAATCTTGTAGAAATGACAGATATGCCTGCGGTTGCAATTGGCGGGATTAATCTTAATAATGTTGAAGTTTTTAGTAAAACTAAGGTTGCTGGTGTAGCTGTTTCAAGTGCCATATGTGCTTCTGGTGAGCCGAAAAGAGTTGTTAGAGAGTTTTTAGATATTTTAAATGGGTGA
- a CDS encoding TetR/AcrR family transcriptional regulator translates to MSQSENTKEKIIKSAIKIFAQKGYWRTKVSDIVADAGFAQGSFYNCFSGKEECFKEILLMLHNETVSQVESTLSALPTKDKLPGFLKLLNKRFRQSQDIAKIFLYEALTCSHELREIYISFKQKNFEILYSILTELKCEYRYEKAFILNSFIKSMIETLIIENNFDIDKVNKIIDNTLKIVIKERQ, encoded by the coding sequence ATGAGTCAGTCAGAAAACACGAAAGAGAAAATAATAAAATCTGCAATAAAAATATTCGCTCAAAAAGGGTACTGGAGAACCAAAGTATCTGATATCGTAGCTGATGCAGGGTTTGCACAGGGCAGTTTCTACAACTGTTTCAGCGGGAAAGAAGAGTGTTTTAAAGAGATTTTATTAATGCTTCATAATGAAACTGTAAGCCAAGTCGAAAGCACACTTTCAGCACTTCCGACCAAAGATAAACTTCCGGGTTTTTTAAAACTTTTAAACAAAAGATTTAGGCAATCCCAAGATATCGCAAAAATATTTCTTTATGAGGCTTTAACATGCAGTCACGAGCTTAGAGAAATATACATATCTTTTAAACAGAAAAACTTTGAAATTTTATATTCAATTTTAACTGAACTAAAATGTGAATACAGATATGAGAAGGCCTTCATTTTAAATAGTTTTATAAAAAGCATGATTGAAACTTTAATCATAGAGAATAACTTTGACATTGATAAGGTTAATAAAATCATTGATAATACACTAAAAATTGTCATAAAGGAGCGACAATGA
- the thiC gene encoding phosphomethylpyrimidine synthase ThiC has translation MTQLEAAKQLNPTEEMRKVAKDENIEIQDLMRQIAEGKVVIPKNKNRNFENVMAIGKMMRTKINANIGTSGDCPTYEREMEKLQVAIDAGADSVMDLSTGGDLEKIRGMILENSSVMVGAVPIYAVAARLAEKDIPTNKMDGEELLKSIEKQCEQGVDYITVHCGVTKESVARMDRSNRICGIVSRGGSILADWIRKNGKENPLFEYYDDLLEIAYKYDVTLSLGDGFRPGAIADATDRGQIDELIILGELAERAKERNVQTMIEGPGHVPLNQIQANMILQKRLCNDAPFYILGPLPTDIAPGYDHITSAIGGAIAGAAGADFLCYVTPAEHLCLPDMDDVREGVIASKIAAHIADIAKGYPGAIDKDIQMSIYRKNLDWEGMFSMAIDPVRAREKYQKNNDVNSCTMCGKLCAVKIDKK, from the coding sequence ATGACACAGCTTGAAGCGGCTAAGCAACTTAACCCGACTGAAGAGATGAGGAAAGTTGCTAAAGATGAAAATATTGAAATTCAAGATTTAATGAGACAAATTGCGGAAGGTAAAGTTGTAATCCCAAAAAATAAAAACCGAAATTTTGAAAATGTAATGGCAATTGGAAAGATGATGAGAACAAAAATTAATGCAAATATAGGGACTAGCGGTGATTGCCCCACTTATGAAAGAGAAATGGAGAAACTTCAGGTCGCAATTGATGCCGGAGCAGACAGTGTAATGGATTTGTCTACCGGGGGGGACCTTGAAAAGATAAGGGGTATGATACTGGAAAATTCTTCCGTTATGGTTGGAGCTGTGCCTATTTATGCAGTTGCTGCCAGGTTAGCTGAAAAAGATATCCCTACAAACAAAATGGATGGAGAAGAACTTTTAAAGTCTATTGAAAAGCAGTGTGAGCAGGGGGTCGATTACATTACAGTGCACTGTGGTGTTACAAAGGAATCTGTTGCCAGAATGGACAGGTCAAACAGAATTTGCGGGATAGTCAGCCGTGGGGGCTCAATACTTGCTGACTGGATAAGAAAAAACGGAAAAGAAAATCCCCTTTTTGAATATTATGACGATTTGCTTGAAATAGCTTACAAATATGATGTAACATTAAGTCTTGGCGACGGGTTCAGACCGGGAGCCATCGCTGATGCCACAGATAGAGGGCAAATTGATGAGTTAATTATATTGGGTGAGTTGGCAGAAAGGGCAAAAGAGAGAAACGTGCAGACAATGATAGAAGGCCCAGGGCATGTCCCTCTTAATCAGATTCAAGCTAATATGATTTTGCAAAAAAGATTGTGTAATGATGCACCATTTTATATTTTAGGCCCTCTACCTACAGATATTGCACCGGGCTACGATCATATTACCAGTGCAATAGGTGGAGCAATAGCAGGTGCTGCCGGAGCTGACTTTTTATGCTATGTTACTCCTGCCGAGCATTTATGCTTGCCTGATATGGATGATGTGAGGGAAGGTGTAATCGCCTCAAAGATTGCTGCTCACATCGCTGATATCGCTAAAGGGTATCCGGGTGCTATTGATAAGGATATCCAGATGAGTATCTATAGAAAAAATCTTGATTGGGAAGGGATGTTTTCTATGGCAATTGATCCTGTGAGGGCAAGGGAAAAATATCAAAAAAACAATGATGTTAATTCATGCACAATGTGCGGTAAGTTATGTGCGGTAAAGATAGACAAGAAATAA
- a CDS encoding DUF1634 domain-containing protein produces MMNKNILFSKIYKRGADISFVIILIGLIELLIFQGANKPNTLNILYLFNQALHFNPYATMYAGLILLISTPIAVLLAILTVSIIQKSIKEILLSSTILLIIIIAIIFGIR; encoded by the coding sequence ATGATGAATAAAAACATACTATTTTCAAAAATATATAAAAGAGGTGCGGATATAAGCTTTGTTATAATACTCATTGGGCTTATAGAGCTCTTGATTTTTCAAGGCGCAAACAAACCAAATACATTAAATATACTTTATCTTTTCAATCAGGCTCTTCATTTTAACCCTTATGCAACAATGTATGCAGGGTTAATATTATTAATATCAACCCCTATTGCCGTTCTATTAGCTATTTTAACTGTCAGTATTATTCAAAAATCTATAAAAGAGATTTTACTGTCATCTACAATTTTGTTAATAATTATAATTGCAATCATTTTTGGCATCAGATAA